The region TCAGAAACCACGCTTTATCCCGGACACGGCATGCGCTCAACCATCGCCAGAGAAAGAGAAATTCATCGTGAATTCCACTAAATCTTATACACAAAAATTCCGATGGATTATGTATATGAAATACCTAGTTCTTATCATGGTCGCTCTTCTGCCCAGCACACTCTTGGCCTTTCAAGAGGAAGGCTTAGCCAGTTGGTACGGAGGAAAGTACCAAGGACGACTTACCGCTAATGGCGAAATTTTTGATACGCACAAGATCTCGGCAGCGCATAAAACGCTTCCATTTGGCACAATCGTTACGGTCTTAAATCTGGAAAATGGTAAATCTATCGATGTGCGGATCAATGATCGAGGGCCTTTTATCGCCGGTCGTATTATCGATCTCTCCTACGCTGCAGCCAAAGAGATCGGTATGCTCAATCAAGGGCTTGCGAAAGTCCGTATCTCCGTGAAAGACTCGGTAACAGAAGTAAAACTCGCAACCATCCAAGTAGGCGCATTTAAAAATATCGCCTACGCAAAGAAAATGAAAGATATGCTTATTGAAGCGGGATTTTCTCCCTATGCCATCATGACGACATCTGGATTAGTACGCATAGAAATTAAAAACGTCCCTCAAGAACAGGCGCTAACCATGGTAAAACGTCTAAAAGAGCTCGGAATTGAAAACCCCTTGATAAAAACTTCTTCTTAGCTAATATGCAACTTCCCCTAAATTTTATCCGATACCAATGCCAAGCTAACGCTCTCTACCTCTAACGCACCCGCATCCATAAGTACTTTCGTACAATAGTAAAGAGTGCTTCCTGTCGTATAAATATCGTCCAGCACCACCCACTTCCTTCCAATCACTCTCCCTTTATCTCGTTCTTTAAGATAAATATTATCTTTTTGCGCAATCATTCTTTGTGCTTTATCAAGATTTTTTTGCTGAATATTTCTCTTTTTATAGAGAATGAACTCTACTTTATATTGATACGCATACATTAGCTGCTTTGCAATTGCTAACATCAAATGCTCCGCAGAGTGAGAAGGAGCAAGAACAAAGCGATAATCCTCTTTATCGTAACGAGATAGATACGTGGCTATCTTCTGCGCCCAATAAAATTTATAATCATAACGATGGCGGAATTTAAGATCATAAATACTCGCTTTGATAATTTCAGAAAAATTCATGATAGCATAATGTTTCCAGAAAAAATCTCGCTGGGAGCATCGATAACAGCGTAAAGAAGAAGTCATATTTGTAAGTACTTGCGAACAACAATCGCATCTTTTTTGCAAAACCACTAAAGCTAAATCATTTTCTTCTAATAGATGGAAGCAGCTAAAACATAAAGAATCACGATGAATGATTAGCGAAGCACAACGGGCGCATCGTGGGGGAAAGAACAATTCAATACTTACATTAATCCATTTGAATAAAAATCTAAACATCCTCAATGATAAGATCTAACATTCCGGTTGTAGAATTGCGTTGCCAATAGAGAATTTTTACAGCAACCTCTCCATCACGCCCCAAAGCAATCTCATTTAGACCAATTTTTAAGGTAGTGCGCCCAGCATTCGATGTCCAAATCTTCATGTTATTATGCATAGTGCGTTGAATTTGTTCCCCAGCCTGATAATAACGATCGATCACCTCACTGTTATCCAACCGATGACGATAATTAACATATCCCTTAAACATAATGATAGGATTGACCGGAATACTTGATCGCACGCTCATCAAGACTTCACGCTCTTGACGAATAGAGACATCTAAATCGATGCTATTATCCGCCCTATCCGTAGAGGAATTTGCTATCGAATCGCCATCTTGCAACGAGACATAATTTTCTGCCTCCAGATAGATCGATAAACGTTTATCAGAGTAGACTTTATCGTAAGAAATACGTAAGGTTGCAGGCACCTCTACATTAAAACTTAATGTATTTAAAACGACACTAAAGGGCTCCTCGGAAGAGAGTAGGAAGTCACGATAAGCATCTTCACCTCGAATAACGCCCTCGATATCCTGAGTTTCACTTAGAGAAAATTTTAGATAATAAAGATATCCATCCACCGATAACACCAACTCTTGATTAAAGAGAATATCTTTACGCGTCTTCTTCATTTTATTACTGCGAAGTTTAACCGTTTGATTAACAGTAAAAAGATTTATCTCAAAAAACTGATTAAGCAGGAAAAATAAGCCAAAGAGAAGAAGAATTCCACCACCAACGCGTAAGAGAATTTTCTTCATGTTTATCTCTTTTTTGAGAAGTTCTTCATAGGGCGCCTGTTCTTCTATTAGCTTATAATTTTTATACATTGATAAAATTTTATCCACATCTAACCCAAGAAAGAGCGCATACATACGCAAGAATCCCAATAAATTGCTCTCTCCTACGGAGATATTCTCAAACTGATCGGCTTCTAGCGAGAGAATATACTGTTTGGGGATATGCGTCTCATTGACCACCTGTTCGATGGTCAACTTTTTGGTCTGACGCGCTTCTGTCAAAATCTCACCAATACTCTTCATGATGCTTAGTTGTCCTGTAGATTCAGAAAATTAGGGTAGCGTACCACGGATTGTCCTTCCTCTGGAGTGAAGACAAAAATGCTACTATTCATGCCTCGATTAATTGTAATATTGGTAAAATCATAGCGGATATTCTCAAAGAGGCTAGTAATCCCTGTAATACGACGAATGAGAAGTGTCTCTGGGTTTACGGAAATTTCTAAAGAACGAAAGCCCTCGGCGTTTACACGCCACTTAAGAGACAACTTAACCACCCGCTCGGCAGAACCACTCTCCAGAGGCTCAGGTTGACCATTATTACTAAAACTGATAAAGTAATTTTCACGCAAAAGGCGTAATCCATTACCCGAAAGCCCCATCACTTCGGCATCACTTTGGGCAGGAAGAACCTGCTCCATTACCACACCAGATCGAGGGAGGTAGAGTTCCACCTTATTTTCTGATACCACTAAGATTTGTCCCGAAGGGGCCGTATAATCAAGGCGTAAGAGATTGGGCGATTTGTAGCGCAAGCGACCAAACTCTATGCGTTCCCCACGTTGGATACGTACCGCAGCATCATAATCCTCAATCTTGGCATAGCGATCGGAGACCCGTTGGAAAAAGGCATCAGCACTCTCCTGCGCCCCAAGAGAACCAGCCAAAAATAGCGTTAATAATATTAGGTAGATTTTATGCATAAATTCTCCTTTACAGTTGCGCGATTAAGTTGTCTAAACGAAGAAGAGTCTCTTCCGAACCAAGCAGACGGATGCTCCCAAAGAGCGGGGGCGATACCTTAGAGCCAGTAACGGCAACACGCAAGGGTTGCAGAAGCGCACCAATCTTAATACCTTCAGTCGTAGCGAAATCACGCATTTTTTGCTCGTTGATCTCATCCTCATGTGCCATAAAGTCAGCAATCATCGGCTTTACCTTCGCCAAAATATCGAGCAATTGCTCACGCGTTAGTCCCTTAGGTAGCGCATCGGCTACGGGATAAATTTCGGGTCGAACCAAAAGAAAACGAAGCATGCCACCCACCTCATTGAGGAATGTGATGCGCTCTTGCACCATCGGTAGGGCACGTTTAATCAAATTTAGTTGCTCGGTATCGGGCTGAGAAGAGAAGAGTGCCTCTTCAAGAATAATCTCTTCTCCTGCATCATTTTGTCCCTTGATGGGTCGGGAGAGGAAAGGTTCTACGCGGGCAAAAAATTCCTCCGGCGATAATTTACGAATATACTGCCCATTAAACCAATCGAGTTTTTTGTAATCGAAGACGGCAGGCGCTTTATTAATACGTTCAAGTTTGAAGAGTTGCTCTAGCTCCTCCTTGGTGAAAAACTCACGGCTATCGTCGTAAGACCACCCTAGAAGAGAGATATAATTGGTGAGCGCTTCTGGCAGATAACCTTTTGCAATGAAATCTTTTACGCTCGTCGCTCCGTGGCGCTTACTTAGCTTCTGCCCATCGCTCCCCATCACCATGGGAAGGTGGCAAAGTTGTGGCATCTGCCAACCGAAAGCCTCGTAAATCAGCTTGTGAACAGGCGCGCTAGGCACCCACTCTTGAGCGCGAAGGACATGGGTAATCTCCATTAAATGATCATCGATGACATTAGCAAGATGGTAGGTAGGCATGCCATCGCTCTTAAGGAGGATGACATCGGGGTTGATATCTTTAGCATCGCGACTAATATCCCCTAAGATGGTATCGTGCACCATGACACTGCCAGTCAAAGGCGTTTTAAGTCGGACAACCGGAGCAACGCCTGTGGCTTTTGCCTCGGCAAGCTCCTCCTCGCTTAAATTACGGCAATGACGATCATAACCTGGAGGCAGGGAATTTTGCTCTTGAATTTTACGGATGCGATCAAGGCGTCCGCTGGTGCAGTAGCAGTAGTAAGCTTTGCCTTCGTCGATAAGTTTTTTCGCATAAGATTGGTATAATTCTTTACGTTCACTCTGGATATAAGGACCTTTATCGCCACCAACGACAGGACCTTCATCCCAAGCGATGCCCAGCCACTGCATGGTATCATAGAGATCTTGCATGGCGAGATCGAAGGTACGTTCTTGATCGGTATCTTCGACACGTAAAAGGAATTTTCCTCCTTGAGAGCGCGCAAAAAAGTAATTAAATAATGCAGTTCTAGCCCCACCAATATGTTGGTAGCCCGTGGGCGAAGGCGCATAACGAACACGTACACTCATGCTTTATCAACCATCCTTATTCTCGATAAAGGGGAGAGAAGGTCTCTCCAACCTTTTGCCTAAATAATTACATTATAGCCTTTTCGGTAAAAAATCACAAGGGGGTTTGGTGGGAGATAAAGGCGAAAAAAGAATTTTTTTTATACATGATATGCTTGACATAATAAGATTTTTTTAGTATAGTAGTGACTATCTCTAGCGTAGCAAAGGAGGTGAGCTAGTGTTAAAAAAAGTAATGCCACTTCTTTTCCTGATAGCCACATTAAATACTATCAACGCCCTTGATGGCGTTTCAGTGGGGCTTCGCGTTGGAGCTGATGCTAGTTTTAGTGCAGTAAAAATCCATGGTAATGGAACAACTTACCGTAAGCTAACTATTTCGGATGCCTTTAATCAAGAAGGAGTAAATCCTTTCTCTGTTGGGATGCTCCTTGGCGTTTTTAGCAATCTCGAATTTAATGAAAATTTTACATTACATATTGGTCTCAATGCCCTCCTCTTTCGCCAATATCATGATGACATTGCGCTTGATGGAGAAGAGCTCCCAATCAAACGAAGAATTTTTAGTCATAGTTTCGACCTAGACTTAATCGCACGCCTCCAATCAAATAGCATTCAAGGTCTCTATTTAGGGTTAGGCTTAGGACCAACCCTTGCCACAAAACCAAGAGGAAGTATCCCAAGTCTCCACCTTAATGCCCCACTAAAACGAGGGAAAATACATCTTGGACTCAACATCCTCC is a window of Entomospira culicis DNA encoding:
- a CDS encoding septal ring lytic transglycosylase RlpA family protein, translated to MKYLVLIMVALLPSTLLAFQEEGLASWYGGKYQGRLTANGEIFDTHKISAAHKTLPFGTIVTVLNLENGKSIDVRINDRGPFIAGRIIDLSYAAAKEIGMLNQGLAKVRISVKDSVTEVKLATIQVGAFKNIAYAKKMKDMLIEAGFSPYAIMTTSGLVRIEIKNVPQEQALTMVKRLKELGIENPLIKTSS
- a CDS encoding ComF family protein — protein: MNFSEIIKASIYDLKFRHRYDYKFYWAQKIATYLSRYDKEDYRFVLAPSHSAEHLMLAIAKQLMYAYQYKVEFILYKKRNIQQKNLDKAQRMIAQKDNIYLKERDKGRVIGRKWVVLDDIYTTGSTLYYCTKVLMDAGALEVESVSLALVSDKI
- a CDS encoding helix-turn-helix domain-containing protein, whose protein sequence is MKSIGEILTEARQTKKLTIEQVVNETHIPKQYILSLEADQFENISVGESNLLGFLRMYALFLGLDVDKILSMYKNYKLIEEQAPYEELLKKEINMKKILLRVGGGILLLFGLFFLLNQFFEINLFTVNQTVKLRSNKMKKTRKDILFNQELVLSVDGYLYYLKFSLSETQDIEGVIRGEDAYRDFLLSSEEPFSVVLNTLSFNVEVPATLRISYDKVYSDKRLSIYLEAENYVSLQDGDSIANSSTDRADNSIDLDVSIRQEREVLMSVRSSIPVNPIIMFKGYVNYRHRLDNSEVIDRYYQAGEQIQRTMHNNMKIWTSNAGRTTLKIGLNEIALGRDGEVAVKILYWQRNSTTGMLDLIIEDV
- a CDS encoding LolA family protein, which produces MHKIYLILLTLFLAGSLGAQESADAFFQRVSDRYAKIEDYDAAVRIQRGERIEFGRLRYKSPNLLRLDYTAPSGQILVVSENKVELYLPRSGVVMEQVLPAQSDAEVMGLSGNGLRLLRENYFISFSNNGQPEPLESGSAERVVKLSLKWRVNAEGFRSLEISVNPETLLIRRITGITSLFENIRYDFTNITINRGMNSSIFVFTPEEGQSVVRYPNFLNLQDN
- the gltX gene encoding glutamate--tRNA ligase, whose protein sequence is MSVRVRYAPSPTGYQHIGGARTALFNYFFARSQGGKFLLRVEDTDQERTFDLAMQDLYDTMQWLGIAWDEGPVVGGDKGPYIQSERKELYQSYAKKLIDEGKAYYCYCTSGRLDRIRKIQEQNSLPPGYDRHCRNLSEEELAEAKATGVAPVVRLKTPLTGSVMVHDTILGDISRDAKDINPDVILLKSDGMPTYHLANVIDDHLMEITHVLRAQEWVPSAPVHKLIYEAFGWQMPQLCHLPMVMGSDGQKLSKRHGATSVKDFIAKGYLPEALTNYISLLGWSYDDSREFFTKEELEQLFKLERINKAPAVFDYKKLDWFNGQYIRKLSPEEFFARVEPFLSRPIKGQNDAGEEIILEEALFSSQPDTEQLNLIKRALPMVQERITFLNEVGGMLRFLLVRPEIYPVADALPKGLTREQLLDILAKVKPMIADFMAHEDEINEQKMRDFATTEGIKIGALLQPLRVAVTGSKVSPPLFGSIRLLGSEETLLRLDNLIAQL